The following are encoded together in the Pseudodesulfovibrio indicus genome:
- a CDS encoding DHCW motif cupin fold protein: protein MSTKNIPFQLIDWSSVPKTEHRGETGIAYWQTIQFDGLRIRVVEYSKGYKADHWCEKGHIVYCLEGEVINEQQGAARSVLKPGMSYVVSDELSSHRSVSEGGVKLLIIDGDFLKLKR, encoded by the coding sequence ATGAGCACAAAGAACATTCCATTTCAACTCATTGACTGGTCGTCGGTTCCGAAAACCGAGCACAGGGGAGAGACGGGAATCGCGTATTGGCAGACCATCCAATTCGACGGCCTGAGAATCCGGGTCGTCGAGTATTCGAAAGGATACAAAGCCGATCACTGGTGCGAAAAGGGACACATCGTCTATTGCCTGGAGGGCGAGGTGATCAATGAACAGCAAGGGGCAGCCCGTTCCGTCCTGAAGCCGGGAATGTCCTACGTTGTCTCGGACGAGTTGAGCTCCCACCGATCGGTGTCGGAAGGCGGCGTGAAACTGCTGATCATAGATGGCGATTTCTTGAAATTGAAACGCTGA
- a CDS encoding type I polyketide synthase has translation MSSISCNVAIVGIGVRLPGGVRNCEDFWNLLINGVDGVTEIPANRWCRDRFLHGLRSAPGRSITFSAGVVDDIDFFDCKFFGISEREAQSMDPQQRLALEIAWEMFENGNIKPSSIAGSNTGVFMGASSMDAALSASDDPWNLGPFSMTGNSLSIVSNRLSFVYDLHGPSLTLDTACSSSLVAVYEACKFLEQDGGDTAIAGGVNSLYSPFPYIGFSKAQMLAEHGRCKVFDQDGNGYVRSEGGVLYLLKRLDDAVRDGNVIHAVINASGSNSDGMTVPGMSFPNIEGQKKLLSEIYGEGKVDPDSVAYMEAHGTGTAAGDPTEVGSIGAVVGQKRAKPLLIGSAKSSVGHLEPASGVTGMLRSILIIKNKVVPPNIHLKKPLDTIDFKGLNIEPVVGATPLPDTGGPVLVGVNSFGFGGTNAHALLREFGPGETQSVLEGEACPPLFLSAKSEGSLRGLAGAYADAIEEGGDYAALAGGAVLARELMAHRLVAEGADGDAVAESLRKFAEGESDAEIVSGAAGSGSPKLAFAFSGNGAQWDGMGGAFYATNEIFRQTVDEMDAIISPLLGWSLAERMQREEGQEVNLTEVSQPMLLAYQIGMLKALESKGIVPDMVYGHSVGEVTAAYAAGALDLRQACEVIYHRSIVQAKSLGTGRMAVVKYSLEDALALPEVEGGEIEVAASNAPEFVTLSGSEKGLLAVQERIKREGGVFRMLKLDYPFHSRHMEPFKDDLLSRLDGLAPSKGTIPFISAHNGDVVDGDGLDAHYWWMNIRDRVHFHEATLRALDMGAGLFLEVGPNAVLGRFLTGTVKGAGRPAKVLPTMRANKDGDKHFNTVWKQAFVQGAPVDFTRHVSEGRTSVKLPLYNWDKVDVSLPPTIKSTGLLKRAMAHPLIGFRKDGDLYAWENTLDSVLVPILGDHVIYGDVILPGAAIIEMALAAATEVFDQVGQEVIDLALMRPLPVPVSPAMDVRCTVSPEDGTFRLESKPLLSEEQWTLNAAGRLALKVDVPQVLPPVDVTNPDSFGDKVDVGRLYAEAREAGLEFGPLFKPLKNAWIDDDRALAMLDGKPRIDHGGVVFDPCLLDGCFHTLLALIPSVAGGELHDAFLPAWFGRVSMYRPGAICYALATLTRLTDHSAMAEFKLLDEQGEVLGHLQECRFIRLRGRGEGLRGQRAFSVDLVPIEHPGRLSGLNFPSTEELFGEVEKDLDELAEQYRRLQYYEELRPLCKAAVLSHLYALLKGVLPPGFSFSIDDLRRFGVLDESLFHFVVYLLRFLENMGAACCKDGTWALSPDFELPDAETVWRSIVDDYPGYLPETVVLGRLGMHLVNLLRGRRNVEEILSYEPGGLLEAFYTRSPSARFQNTQVARLVERLRRRLPAGRPLRILDVGAGFGGPLQDILSSMPSEQLKYTCLDKSDDVLQRLKAANSDNQHVSFVEADIEIELPESLSPGDYDVVLVSHVLHELDDLGTALDNCRKLLAPNGMIIVVERNPDPLIDIFLGADPNWWKHSPSQNEPVSRLLPMDSWRELFERAGYADFRVVSEKNTDYPESYILLAKNAPDEREAGESQPVCDDKCLWVVVEDAVPSEAARAVRDGLLTRFEAADQEVVVLRGDLGEAGGEVFDLGDSEAWRMQLRPLRKGRRSLKVVNLAGMDTRICRSGEFKTRMTTRAMSVIMFGQACRDIKNVPELWVVCGGAMGCESRGLNAVPAQAAAWGAARVLVNEMPDMGLKLIDLHCDLPDDGILNDLAFELMEPAVAMEIVLTGKERLIPRLVPLDRLLFENDPHAHDISRISLMFDQPGKLDNLYWKQEMDLAPEAGQVLIKVRATGLNFRDVMFSMGMLPVEALEDGLSGPVLGLECSGEVMGVGAGVTEFQVGDEVMCMAGPCFDSHTCVDANYVFAKPDNLSFEEAATIPVAFSTAYYSLKLLGNVKEGDRVLIHSAAGGVGLAALQVANWLGAEVFATSGSEEKREFLKLLGVKHVMDSRSLDFYDKCRELTGGEGVDVVLNSLAGEALFKSLKLLKPFGRFLELGKRDFYGNTPLRMRMLRKNISFFGIDLDEYMACKPKEARAIFSELIALFKSGEFKPLVYSVFSRAGAVDAFKAMQRGKHIGKMVVSFDELNHGVRTLPKHRYKDSLDSSGSYLVSGGLGGLGLATAKRLVANGARNIILLSRSGAVSEAARAGVRELEAAGAVVATPKADVADMGSLKAAMDEVLKEMPPLKGVIHSAAVLRDSMVANITREQVEISLHAKAVGGWCLHEYTRDMDLDHFIMYSSATTVLGNPGQVNYVAANMVLEALAQHRRAIGLPAVTYGWGPISDTGMLTAAPEVMESLKRVMGVSELPSKQALDYMELSPDDSYANLFYFNLDWNRVRDLKFIGSTMFNWIEELKGGATQRTLCGDSAKSILALERDEAIAALVESIGIEVAAMLKIPFESMDTTLSIAELGLDSLMAVELGLLIEERYGVKVSSFSMNVSSDLTALSERIYEALLSGGAENRDEAEEVAAIMREKHGIAVSSETVSKTLDSVNSELEKTE, from the coding sequence ATGTCTTCCATTTCATGCAACGTTGCCATTGTCGGGATTGGCGTCCGTCTTCCGGGTGGAGTTCGGAATTGTGAGGATTTCTGGAATCTTCTGATCAACGGCGTGGACGGGGTGACCGAGATCCCGGCCAACCGCTGGTGCAGGGACCGGTTTCTTCACGGCTTGAGGTCCGCTCCCGGCAGGAGCATCACCTTCTCCGCCGGTGTCGTGGACGACATCGACTTCTTCGACTGCAAATTTTTCGGCATCTCCGAGCGGGAGGCCCAGTCCATGGACCCGCAGCAGCGGCTCGCCCTGGAAATCGCCTGGGAGATGTTCGAAAACGGAAACATAAAGCCTTCGTCCATCGCCGGTTCCAACACCGGCGTTTTCATGGGCGCAAGCTCCATGGATGCGGCGTTGTCCGCCTCGGACGACCCGTGGAACCTCGGCCCGTTCTCCATGACCGGCAACTCCCTGTCCATCGTCTCGAACCGTCTCTCCTTCGTCTACGACCTGCACGGCCCCAGCCTGACCCTGGACACGGCCTGTTCGTCCTCGCTGGTGGCGGTGTACGAGGCGTGCAAGTTTTTGGAGCAGGACGGCGGCGACACCGCCATCGCGGGCGGCGTGAACAGCCTGTACAGCCCGTTCCCGTACATCGGTTTCTCCAAGGCGCAGATGCTCGCCGAGCACGGCCGGTGCAAGGTTTTCGATCAGGACGGCAACGGCTACGTGCGCTCCGAGGGCGGTGTGCTGTACCTGCTCAAGCGTCTTGACGACGCGGTGCGCGACGGCAACGTCATCCACGCGGTCATCAATGCCTCGGGCAGCAACTCCGACGGCATGACCGTTCCCGGCATGTCCTTCCCCAACATCGAGGGGCAGAAGAAGCTTCTGTCCGAGATCTACGGCGAGGGCAAGGTCGATCCGGATTCCGTGGCCTACATGGAGGCCCACGGCACCGGCACCGCGGCGGGCGACCCCACCGAGGTCGGCTCCATCGGGGCGGTGGTCGGCCAGAAGCGCGCCAAGCCGCTGCTCATCGGCTCGGCCAAGAGCTCGGTGGGCCACCTGGAGCCCGCCTCCGGCGTGACCGGCATGCTGCGCAGCATCCTGATCATCAAGAACAAGGTCGTCCCGCCCAATATCCATTTAAAGAAGCCGCTGGACACCATCGATTTCAAGGGGCTGAACATCGAGCCCGTTGTCGGCGCAACCCCGCTGCCCGATACGGGCGGCCCGGTCCTGGTGGGCGTCAACTCCTTCGGTTTCGGCGGCACCAACGCCCACGCCCTGCTCAGGGAGTTCGGTCCCGGCGAGACGCAGTCGGTCCTGGAAGGGGAGGCGTGCCCGCCCCTGTTCCTGTCGGCCAAGAGCGAGGGCAGCCTTCGCGGGCTGGCGGGCGCCTATGCGGACGCCATCGAGGAGGGCGGGGACTACGCCGCTCTGGCCGGGGGCGCGGTCCTGGCGCGCGAGCTCATGGCTCACCGGCTGGTTGCCGAGGGCGCGGACGGCGACGCCGTGGCCGAGTCGCTCCGGAAATTCGCCGAGGGCGAAAGCGACGCGGAGATCGTGTCCGGGGCGGCCGGTTCGGGCAGCCCGAAGCTGGCCTTCGCCTTCTCCGGCAACGGCGCGCAATGGGACGGCATGGGCGGCGCTTTCTACGCCACCAACGAAATTTTCCGCCAGACCGTGGACGAGATGGACGCCATCATCTCGCCCCTGCTGGGCTGGTCCCTGGCCGAGCGGATGCAGCGCGAGGAAGGGCAGGAGGTCAACCTCACCGAGGTCTCCCAGCCCATGCTGCTGGCCTATCAGATAGGCATGCTCAAGGCATTGGAATCCAAGGGCATCGTCCCGGACATGGTGTACGGCCATTCCGTGGGCGAGGTCACCGCCGCCTATGCGGCGGGAGCGCTCGACCTGCGCCAGGCGTGCGAGGTCATCTACCACCGCAGCATCGTCCAGGCGAAGAGCCTGGGCACCGGCCGCATGGCCGTGGTCAAGTACTCCCTGGAGGACGCCCTGGCCCTGCCGGAGGTGGAAGGAGGGGAGATCGAGGTGGCCGCGTCCAACGCGCCTGAGTTCGTGACCCTGTCCGGTTCCGAGAAGGGGCTGCTGGCCGTCCAGGAGCGGATCAAGCGCGAGGGCGGCGTGTTCCGCATGCTCAAGCTCGACTATCCGTTCCACAGCCGCCACATGGAGCCGTTCAAGGACGACCTGCTTTCCCGTCTCGACGGGCTGGCTCCCTCCAAGGGGACCATCCCGTTCATCTCCGCGCACAACGGTGATGTCGTCGACGGCGACGGGCTCGATGCGCATTACTGGTGGATGAACATCCGCGACCGGGTGCATTTCCACGAGGCCACCCTCCGCGCCCTGGACATGGGGGCGGGGCTGTTTCTGGAAGTCGGCCCCAACGCCGTGCTCGGCCGTTTCCTGACCGGGACCGTCAAGGGCGCTGGCCGCCCGGCCAAGGTGCTCCCGACCATGCGGGCCAACAAGGACGGCGACAAGCATTTCAACACCGTCTGGAAACAGGCGTTCGTCCAAGGCGCGCCCGTGGACTTCACCCGGCACGTGTCCGAGGGGCGGACGTCCGTCAAGCTGCCGCTCTACAATTGGGACAAGGTGGACGTTTCCCTGCCGCCCACGATCAAGTCCACGGGACTGCTCAAACGGGCCATGGCTCATCCGCTGATCGGCTTCCGCAAGGACGGCGACCTCTACGCCTGGGAAAACACCCTTGATTCCGTGCTCGTGCCCATCCTGGGCGACCACGTCATCTACGGGGACGTGATCCTGCCCGGCGCGGCGATCATCGAGATGGCCCTGGCCGCCGCCACGGAGGTCTTTGACCAGGTGGGGCAGGAGGTCATCGACCTGGCCCTGATGCGCCCGCTGCCGGTGCCGGTATCCCCGGCCATGGACGTGCGCTGCACGGTTTCGCCCGAGGACGGCACCTTCCGGCTGGAGAGCAAGCCGCTGCTCAGCGAGGAGCAGTGGACCCTGAACGCCGCGGGACGCCTCGCCCTCAAGGTGGACGTGCCCCAGGTGCTGCCACCGGTGGACGTGACCAATCCCGACTCCTTCGGCGACAAGGTGGACGTGGGGCGGCTCTATGCCGAGGCCCGCGAGGCCGGGCTGGAGTTCGGCCCGCTCTTCAAGCCCCTGAAGAATGCCTGGATCGACGACGACCGGGCGCTGGCCATGCTCGACGGCAAGCCGCGCATCGATCACGGCGGTGTGGTCTTCGACCCCTGTCTGCTGGACGGCTGCTTTCACACCCTGCTGGCCCTGATTCCGTCCGTGGCCGGGGGCGAGCTGCACGACGCATTTCTGCCCGCCTGGTTCGGGCGGGTGTCCATGTATCGGCCGGGCGCCATTTGCTACGCCCTGGCCACCTTGACCCGGCTGACCGACCATTCGGCCATGGCGGAGTTCAAGCTGCTCGACGAGCAGGGCGAGGTACTCGGTCACCTTCAGGAGTGCCGGTTCATCCGGCTGCGCGGGCGCGGCGAAGGGCTGCGCGGCCAGCGGGCGTTCTCCGTGGACCTGGTCCCCATCGAGCACCCCGGCCGTCTGTCCGGTTTGAATTTCCCGTCCACCGAAGAGCTGTTCGGCGAGGTGGAGAAGGATCTGGACGAGCTCGCCGAACAGTACCGGCGGCTGCAGTACTACGAGGAGCTGCGCCCGCTGTGCAAGGCGGCGGTGCTCTCCCATCTGTACGCCCTGCTCAAGGGCGTTCTCCCGCCCGGCTTCTCCTTCTCCATCGACGACCTGCGCCGCTTCGGCGTGCTGGACGAGAGCCTGTTCCACTTCGTGGTCTACCTGCTCCGCTTCCTGGAGAACATGGGTGCGGCCTGCTGCAAGGACGGCACCTGGGCCCTGTCTCCCGATTTCGAGCTTCCGGACGCCGAGACCGTCTGGCGGTCCATCGTCGACGACTATCCGGGCTACCTGCCGGAGACAGTGGTCCTGGGACGGCTGGGCATGCACCTGGTCAATCTGCTGCGCGGCAGGCGGAACGTGGAAGAGATCCTGTCCTACGAGCCGGGCGGCCTGCTGGAGGCGTTCTACACCCGCAGCCCCTCGGCGCGGTTCCAGAACACCCAGGTGGCCAGACTCGTCGAGCGGCTGCGCCGGAGACTGCCCGCGGGCAGGCCGCTGCGCATCCTGGACGTGGGCGCCGGTTTCGGCGGTCCGCTCCAGGACATCCTGTCGTCCATGCCCAGCGAGCAGCTCAAATACACCTGCCTGGACAAGAGCGACGACGTGCTCCAGCGGCTCAAGGCCGCCAACAGCGACAACCAGCATGTCAGCTTCGTGGAGGCGGACATCGAGATCGAGCTGCCGGAGAGCCTCTCCCCGGGTGATTATGACGTTGTCCTGGTCAGCCATGTGCTGCACGAGCTGGATGATTTGGGAACCGCGCTGGACAACTGCCGGAAACTGCTTGCTCCGAACGGCATGATCATCGTGGTCGAGCGCAACCCCGATCCGCTCATCGACATTTTCCTCGGTGCGGACCCGAACTGGTGGAAGCATTCGCCGAGCCAGAACGAGCCGGTTTCGAGGCTCCTGCCCATGGACTCCTGGCGCGAGCTGTTCGAGCGCGCCGGATACGCGGATTTCCGCGTGGTCAGCGAGAAGAACACCGATTATCCCGAGAGCTACATCCTGCTGGCCAAGAACGCTCCCGATGAGCGCGAGGCCGGTGAGTCCCAGCCCGTCTGCGACGACAAGTGCCTGTGGGTCGTGGTCGAGGACGCCGTCCCCTCCGAGGCGGCCCGCGCCGTGCGCGACGGACTGCTGACGCGGTTCGAGGCCGCCGATCAGGAAGTTGTCGTCCTCCGCGGCGACTTGGGCGAGGCCGGAGGCGAGGTCTTCGACCTCGGCGACTCCGAGGCCTGGCGGATGCAGCTCAGGCCCCTGCGCAAGGGCCGCCGGTCCCTGAAGGTCGTCAACCTGGCGGGCATGGACACCCGCATCTGCCGGAGCGGCGAATTCAAGACCCGCATGACCACCCGCGCCATGAGCGTGATCATGTTCGGCCAGGCGTGCCGCGACATCAAGAACGTCCCCGAGCTGTGGGTCGTGTGCGGCGGGGCGATGGGCTGCGAGTCGCGCGGCCTGAACGCCGTCCCCGCCCAGGCCGCGGCCTGGGGCGCGGCCCGCGTGCTGGTCAACGAAATGCCGGACATGGGCCTCAAGCTCATCGACCTGCATTGCGACCTGCCCGACGACGGCATCCTCAACGACCTGGCCTTCGAGCTCATGGAGCCCGCCGTGGCCATGGAGATCGTGCTCACCGGCAAGGAGCGGTTGATCCCCCGGCTGGTGCCGCTCGACCGCCTGCTCTTCGAGAACGACCCCCACGCCCACGACATTTCGCGTATCTCGCTGATGTTCGACCAGCCGGGCAAGCTGGACAACCTCTACTGGAAACAGGAGATGGACCTGGCGCCCGAGGCCGGGCAGGTGCTGATCAAGGTCAGGGCCACCGGTCTCAACTTCCGCGACGTCATGTTCTCCATGGGCATGCTCCCGGTGGAGGCGCTGGAGGACGGCCTGTCCGGACCGGTGCTGGGGCTCGAGTGCTCCGGCGAGGTCATGGGCGTCGGCGCGGGCGTGACCGAATTCCAGGTGGGCGACGAGGTCATGTGCATGGCCGGTCCCTGCTTCGACTCCCATACCTGCGTGGACGCCAACTACGTCTTCGCCAAGCCCGACAACTTGTCCTTCGAGGAGGCGGCGACCATCCCGGTGGCCTTCTCCACCGCCTACTACTCCCTCAAGCTTCTCGGCAACGTGAAGGAGGGGGACCGGGTGCTGATCCACAGCGCCGCGGGCGGCGTGGGGCTGGCCGCCCTCCAGGTGGCCAACTGGCTGGGGGCCGAGGTCTTCGCCACCTCCGGTTCCGAGGAGAAGCGCGAGTTTCTGAAGCTGCTCGGCGTCAAGCACGTCATGGATTCGCGATCGCTGGACTTTTACGACAAATGCCGGGAGCTGACCGGCGGCGAGGGAGTGGACGTGGTCCTGAACTCCCTGGCGGGCGAGGCGCTCTTCAAGAGCCTCAAGCTGCTCAAGCCCTTCGGCCGGTTCCTGGAGCTCGGCAAGCGCGACTTCTACGGCAACACGCCGCTGCGCATGCGCATGCTCCGCAAGAACATCTCCTTCTTCGGCATCGACCTGGACGAATACATGGCCTGCAAGCCCAAGGAGGCGAGGGCCATCTTCTCCGAGCTGATCGCCTTGTTCAAATCGGGCGAATTCAAGCCGCTGGTGTACAGCGTGTTCAGCAGGGCCGGGGCCGTTGACGCCTTCAAGGCCATGCAGCGCGGCAAGCACATCGGCAAGATGGTCGTGTCCTTCGACGAGCTCAACCACGGGGTCCGGACCCTGCCCAAGCACCGCTACAAGGACAGCCTGGACAGCTCCGGCAGCTACCTGGTCTCCGGCGGCCTGGGCGGCCTGGGGCTGGCCACGGCCAAGCGGCTGGTGGCCAACGGGGCGCGCAACATCATCCTGCTCAGCCGCAGCGGGGCCGTCTCCGAGGCGGCCCGGGCGGGCGTCAGGGAGCTGGAGGCGGCGGGAGCCGTGGTGGCCACGCCCAAGGCGGACGTGGCGGACATGGGTTCCCTCAAGGCCGCCATGGACGAGGTGCTCAAGGAGATGCCGCCCCTCAAGGGCGTGATTCACTCCGCGGCCGTGTTGCGCGACAGCATGGTGGCCAACATCACCCGCGAACAGGTGGAGATCTCGCTGCACGCCAAGGCGGTCGGCGGCTGGTGCCTCCACGAATACACGCGGGACATGGATCTCGACCATTTCATCATGTATTCCTCGGCCACCACGGTGCTCGGCAATCCGGGCCAGGTGAACTACGTGGCCGCCAACATGGTCCTGGAGGCCCTGGCCCAGCATCGCCGCGCCATCGGGCTCCCCGCCGTGACCTACGGCTGGGGACCCATCTCGGACACCGGCATGCTGACCGCCGCGCCCGAGGTCATGGAGTCCCTCAAGCGGGTCATGGGCGTGTCCGAGCTGCCGTCCAAGCAGGCCCTCGACTACATGGAGCTTTCCCCGGACGACAGCTACGCCAACCTCTTCTACTTCAACCTTGACTGGAACCGGGTCCGCGACCTCAAGTTCATCGGCTCGACCATGTTCAACTGGATCGAGGAGCTCAAGGGCGGCGCGACCCAGCGCACCCTGTGCGGCGACTCGGCCAAGTCCATCCTCGCCCTGGAGCGCGACGAGGCCATCGCGGCCCTGGTCGAATCCATCGGCATCGAGGTGGCGGCCATGCTCAAGATACCGTTCGAGTCCATGGACACCACCCTGTCCATCGCCGAACTGGGGCTTGATTCGCTGATGGCCGTGGAGCTGGGCCTGCTCATCGAGGAGCGCTACGGAGTAAAGGTCTCCTCCTTCTCCATGAACGTCTCTTCCGACCTGACCGCCCTTTCCGAGCGGATTTACGAGGCGCTGCTCTCCGGCGGCGCCGAGAACCGGGACGAAGCCGAAGAGGTCGCCGCCATCATGCGCGAGAAGCACGGCATCGCCGTCTCGTCCGAGACGGTGTCCAAGACCTTGGACTCCGTGAACAGCGAATTGGAAAAAACGGAGTAA
- a CDS encoding aminotransferase class I/II-fold pyridoxal phosphate-dependent enzyme gives MCDFSQLPGYKELKIHQTIAVQTGIMEPYFLCHDGLAKDTTRINGEEYLNFSTYDYLGLNGTERLNNAACEAVRKYGTSASASRLVSGERPPHRELERGLADFYGTEDCLAFVSGHATNIWTISQLLNRNDMIVYDALSHNSIIHGAKMSGAARFSYPHNDYDALERLLSDSRASHKRCLIATEGLFSMDGDLPDLPRLIELKKRFKCFLMVDEAHALGVVGETGHGVAEHFGVDSGDVDIWMGTLSKSMCGCGGYIAGRKPLTEYLKYSAPGFVYSVGMPPAMAATSAEALRILVEEPERAKRIQELGGFFIQEAKRLGLDTGHGQGFAVAPLIVGNSLVAGLLSTAMHKRKVNVLPIIYPAVEDSAARLRFFLSYSHSKEQIAQALAIVAEELPKVRKLATSFSDESASN, from the coding sequence ATGTGCGACTTCAGTCAGCTGCCCGGGTACAAGGAGCTGAAGATCCATCAGACCATCGCCGTCCAGACGGGCATCATGGAGCCGTACTTTCTGTGCCACGACGGACTGGCCAAGGACACGACCCGGATCAACGGCGAGGAGTACCTGAACTTCTCCACCTACGACTACCTCGGCCTCAACGGCACGGAGCGGTTGAACAACGCCGCGTGCGAGGCCGTGAGGAAGTACGGCACCTCGGCATCGGCCAGCAGGCTGGTGTCCGGCGAACGTCCGCCGCACCGGGAGCTGGAGCGCGGACTGGCCGACTTCTACGGGACCGAGGATTGCCTGGCCTTCGTCAGCGGGCATGCCACCAACATCTGGACCATCTCCCAGTTGCTCAACCGCAACGACATGATCGTCTACGACGCCCTGAGCCACAACTCCATCATCCACGGGGCCAAGATGTCCGGGGCCGCCCGGTTCTCCTACCCCCACAATGACTACGACGCCCTGGAGCGGCTGCTTTCCGACAGCCGTGCCTCGCACAAGCGGTGCCTCATCGCCACCGAGGGGCTGTTCAGCATGGACGGCGACCTGCCCGACCTGCCGCGCCTCATCGAGCTGAAGAAGCGCTTCAAGTGCTTCCTCATGGTGGACGAGGCCCACGCCCTGGGCGTCGTCGGCGAGACCGGACACGGCGTGGCCGAGCATTTCGGCGTGGACTCTGGCGACGTGGACATCTGGATGGGGACCCTGAGCAAGTCCATGTGCGGCTGCGGCGGCTACATCGCCGGGCGTAAACCGCTGACCGAATATCTCAAGTATTCCGCCCCGGGGTTCGTCTACAGCGTGGGCATGCCCCCGGCCATGGCCGCCACCTCGGCCGAGGCCCTGCGCATCCTGGTGGAGGAGCCGGAACGGGCCAAGCGCATCCAGGAGCTGGGCGGTTTCTTCATTCAGGAGGCCAAGCGGCTCGGCCTGGATACCGGGCACGGACAGGGCTTTGCCGTGGCCCCGCTGATCGTGGGCAACTCGCTGGTCGCCGGGCTGCTGTCCACGGCCATGCACAAGCGCAAGGTCAACGTCCTGCCGATCATCTACCCGGCGGTGGAGGACAGCGCGGCGCGGCTGCGGTTCTTCCTTTCCTATTCCCACTCCAAGGAGCAGATCGCCCAGGCGCTGGCCATCGTGGCCGAGGAACTGCCCAAGGTCCGCAAGCTGGCCACCTCCTTCTCGGACGAATCCGCATCCAACTAA
- a CDS encoding mannose-1-phosphate guanylyltransferase/mannose-6-phosphate isomerase, with protein MIIPVILAGGSGTRLWPLSRQLYPKQFLPLVGERTLFQETALRLSSDELLASPIIVCNEDHRFIVAEQMRESGLTASKIILEPTGRNTAPAVYIAARVARTLNPEALLLVLPADHHIKNIATLLDTVRTSASIAQDGNLVTFGIKPEYAETGYGYIEQGTKIDCAEPAFRISRFVEKPDKATAEQYLASGDHLWNSGMFLFRAEDYMAELEEHNPRMAEACREAVDKGRADLDFYRLDRESFEACPSDSIDYAVMEHVRNGAVVPLDAGWSDVGSWGALWDIKDKDDGGNVTIGDVVTHDVHGSYLHSTGRLLAVVGLKDHVVVETSDAVMVSPKDRVQDVKKIVDTLKGGDRLEAFSHKKVYRPWGAYETINIEKRFQVKRITVKPGAILSLQKHYHRAEHWIVVKGTAVVTRGDEEIVLKEDESTYIPLGYVHRLENPGKIDLELIEIQTGSYLGEDDIVRLDDMYGRQGDIPTK; from the coding sequence ATGATCATACCAGTGATCCTTGCAGGTGGTTCCGGCACCAGGCTGTGGCCCCTTTCCCGGCAGCTCTATCCCAAACAGTTCCTGCCGCTGGTCGGCGAACGGACGCTGTTTCAGGAGACCGCCCTGCGGCTGAGCAGCGACGAGCTGCTGGCCTCGCCGATCATCGTGTGCAACGAGGACCACCGGTTCATCGTGGCCGAACAGATGCGCGAAAGCGGGCTCACGGCCTCGAAGATCATCCTCGAACCGACAGGCAGGAACACTGCCCCCGCCGTGTACATCGCCGCGCGGGTGGCCAGGACCCTGAACCCCGAGGCGTTGCTGCTGGTCCTGCCCGCCGACCACCACATCAAGAACATCGCGACCCTGCTCGACACGGTGCGAACCAGCGCCTCCATCGCCCAGGACGGCAACTTGGTCACCTTCGGGATCAAGCCCGAATATGCCGAGACCGGGTACGGATATATCGAACAGGGGACGAAAATCGACTGCGCGGAACCGGCCTTCCGCATCAGCCGGTTCGTGGAAAAGCCGGACAAGGCCACCGCAGAGCAGTATCTGGCCTCCGGAGACCATCTCTGGAACAGCGGCATGTTCCTGTTCAGGGCCGAAGACTACATGGCCGAGCTCGAAGAGCACAATCCGCGCATGGCCGAGGCCTGCCGGGAGGCGGTGGACAAGGGGCGGGCCGACCTCGACTTCTATCGCCTGGACCGGGAGAGCTTCGAAGCCTGCCCGAGCGACTCCATCGACTACGCGGTCATGGAGCACGTCCGCAACGGGGCCGTGGTCCCGCTGGACGCGGGCTGGAGCGACGTGGGCTCCTGGGGCGCGCTGTGGGACATCAAGGACAAGGACGACGGCGGCAACGTGACCATCGGCGACGTGGTCACCCACGACGTGCACGGGTCCTACCTGCACTCCACCGGGCGGCTGCTGGCCGTGGTGGGCCTCAAGGACCACGTGGTGGTCGAGACCTCGGACGCGGTCATGGTCTCGCCCAAGGACCGCGTCCAGGACGTGAAGAAGATCGTGGACACCCTCAAGGGCGGGGACCGGCTGGAAGCGTTTTCGCACAAGAAGGTCTATCGCCCCTGGGGCGCTTACGAGACCATCAACATCGAGAAGCGGTTCCAGGTCAAGCGCATCACGGTCAAGCCTGGCGCCATCCTCTCGCTCCAGAAGCACTACCACCGCGCCGAGCACTGGATCGTGGTCAAGGGAACGGCCGTAGTCACCCGCGGCGACGAGGAGATCGTGCTCAAGGAAGACGAGTCCACCTACATTCCGCTGGGCTATGTCCATCGGTTGGAGAACCCCGGCAAGATCGACCTGGAGCTCATCGAGATCCAGACCGGCAGCTATCTGGGCGAAGACGACATCGTCCGCCTGGACGACATGTACGGAAGACAGGGCGACATCCCCACGAAATAG